One genomic region from Streptomyces sp. NBC_01304 encodes:
- a CDS encoding ABC transporter ATP-binding protein, whose protein sequence is MTALLEVEDLRVAYGKIEAVKGISFSVEAGQVVTLIGTNGAGKTTTLRTLSGLLKPTSGKILFNGQPLDGVPAHKIVALGLAHSPEGRHIFPRLTITENLQLGAYLRDDKAGIEKDIQRAYDLFPILGERRKQAAGTLSGGEQQMLAMGRALMSQPKLLMLDEPSMGLSPIMMQKIMETIVELKASGTTILLVEQNAQAALSLADHGHVMEVGNIVLSGTGQDLLHDESVRKAYLGED, encoded by the coding sequence GTGACCGCACTCCTCGAAGTCGAGGACCTCAGGGTCGCCTACGGCAAGATCGAAGCCGTCAAGGGCATCTCCTTCAGCGTCGAAGCCGGCCAAGTCGTCACCCTCATCGGCACCAACGGCGCAGGCAAGACCACCACCCTCAGGACCCTCTCCGGCCTCCTCAAGCCGACCTCCGGGAAGATCCTCTTCAACGGCCAACCCCTCGACGGCGTCCCCGCGCACAAAATCGTCGCGCTCGGACTCGCCCACTCCCCCGAGGGCCGCCACATCTTCCCCCGCCTCACCATCACGGAAAACCTCCAACTCGGGGCATACCTCCGCGACGACAAGGCCGGCATCGAGAAGGACATCCAGCGCGCCTACGACCTCTTCCCCATCCTGGGCGAACGCCGCAAGCAGGCCGCAGGAACGCTGTCCGGCGGTGAGCAGCAAATGCTGGCAATGGGGCGCGCCCTCATGTCCCAGCCCAAGCTCCTCATGCTCGACGAACCCTCCATGGGCCTCTCCCCGATCATGATGCAGAAGATCATGGAGACCATCGTCGAACTCAAGGCATCGGGTACGACGATCCTGCTCGTCGAACAGAACGCCCAGGCCGCGCTGTCTCTGGCCGATCACGGGCATGTCATGGAGGTCGGCAACATCGTCCTCTCCGGCACCGGACAGGACCTCCTCCACGACGAGTCCGTGCGGAAGGCGTACCTCGGCGAGGACTGA
- a CDS encoding ANTAR domain-containing response regulator translates to MTAPDATPTPDDDKSHVPPLTTRVVIAEDEALIRLDLKEMLEEEGYSVVGEAGDGQKAIELAREHQPDLVILDVKMPVLDGISAAEKITEEGIAPVLMLTAFSQRDLVERARDAGAMAYLVKPFSKGDVVPAIEMAVSRYTELRALEKEVADLSQRLETRKLVDRAKSILQTQYGLSEPAAFRWIQKTSMDRRMSMQQVAEAVIEDAEEKKAAKGE, encoded by the coding sequence GTGACCGCCCCCGACGCCACCCCCACCCCCGACGACGACAAGTCGCACGTACCTCCGCTCACGACCCGCGTCGTGATCGCCGAGGACGAGGCCCTCATTCGCCTCGACCTCAAGGAGATGCTCGAGGAAGAGGGCTACTCCGTAGTGGGCGAGGCGGGCGATGGTCAGAAGGCGATCGAGCTTGCCCGGGAGCACCAGCCGGACCTGGTGATCCTCGATGTGAAGATGCCCGTCCTGGACGGCATCAGCGCGGCCGAGAAGATCACGGAGGAGGGCATCGCCCCGGTCCTGATGCTCACGGCGTTCTCCCAGCGGGATCTCGTCGAGCGGGCGCGTGACGCGGGTGCGATGGCGTACCTGGTGAAGCCGTTCAGCAAGGGTGATGTCGTACCGGCGATCGAGATGGCGGTGTCGCGGTACACGGAGCTGAGGGCGCTGGAGAAGGAGGTCGCGGACCTCTCGCAGCGCTTGGAGACGCGGAAGCTGGTGGACAGGGCGAAGTCGATCCTGCAGACCCAGTACGGCCTGAGTGAGCCTGCCGCGTTCCGGTGGATTCAGAAGACGTCGATGGATCGCCGTATGTCGATGCAGCAGGTTGCTGAGGCGGTCATTGAGGACGCTGAGGAGAAGAAGGCGGCGAAGGGCGAGTAG
- a CDS encoding lysine N(6)-hydroxylase/L-ornithine N(5)-oxygenase family protein, producing the protein MTAQRTSAPTPPTPEEPHDLVGVGIGPFNLSLAALAQPLGQITTAFYEQRPAFHWHPGLLIDGATLQVPFLADLVTLADPSSPWSFLAYLKSIDRLFPFYFAERFHITRAEYDAYCRWVAEGVPALHFGHQVDAVRWNGERNLFEVDFTQLDADGEAEALGRTYTRNVVLGVGTTPYIPEPLKPLAEAPTVPVIHSADYLDNRERLLGAEHITVIGSGQSGAEVFLDLLKARPEGREKIHWLARTEAFAPMEYSKLGLEHFTPDYTRYFHQLPEAVRDKLVPQQWQLHKGIDADTIAAIHDELYRRTLHGGWPDATLTPGVSVRTAGRVATTKVELHLEHLQQGTRSRLTTDAVVLATGYRERPLDQMLAGLDPYIRRDSSERPRIDDQYRLVLDPSVTGSIHVQNAERHTHGVGAPDLGLAAWRSAAILNSLTGKEPYPLPERTAFTTFGLTPTGAPGQDPAGQRGTLVQLKG; encoded by the coding sequence ATGACTGCGCAGCGCACCAGCGCCCCCACGCCCCCCACCCCCGAGGAACCCCACGACCTGGTGGGCGTCGGCATCGGCCCCTTCAACCTGTCCCTCGCCGCCCTCGCCCAGCCCCTCGGCCAGATCACCACCGCCTTCTACGAGCAGCGGCCCGCCTTCCACTGGCACCCCGGCCTCCTCATCGACGGCGCCACCCTCCAAGTCCCCTTCCTCGCCGACCTGGTGACCCTCGCCGACCCATCCAGCCCCTGGTCGTTCCTCGCCTACCTGAAGTCCATCGACCGGCTCTTCCCGTTCTACTTCGCCGAGCGCTTCCACATCACCCGCGCCGAATACGACGCCTACTGCCGCTGGGTCGCCGAGGGCGTCCCCGCCCTGCACTTCGGCCACCAGGTCGACGCCGTCCGCTGGAACGGCGAACGCAACCTGTTCGAAGTCGACTTCACCCAACTCGACGCCGACGGAGAAGCGGAGGCGCTCGGGCGCACGTACACCCGCAACGTCGTCCTCGGCGTGGGCACCACCCCCTACATCCCCGAACCCCTCAAGCCCCTCGCCGAAGCCCCCACCGTCCCGGTCATCCACTCCGCGGACTACCTCGACAACCGCGAACGGCTCCTCGGCGCCGAACACATCACCGTCATCGGCTCCGGACAGTCCGGCGCGGAAGTCTTCCTCGACCTCCTCAAGGCCCGCCCCGAAGGCCGCGAAAAGATCCACTGGCTGGCCCGCACCGAAGCGTTCGCGCCCATGGAGTACTCCAAGCTCGGCCTCGAACACTTCACCCCGGACTACACCCGCTACTTCCACCAACTCCCCGAAGCCGTACGCGACAAGCTCGTCCCCCAGCAGTGGCAGCTCCACAAGGGCATCGACGCCGACACCATCGCCGCCATCCACGACGAGCTCTACCGGCGCACCCTGCACGGCGGCTGGCCCGACGCCACCCTCACCCCCGGCGTCTCCGTCCGCACCGCGGGCCGCGTCGCCACCACCAAGGTCGAACTCCACCTCGAGCACCTGCAGCAGGGCACCCGCTCCCGCCTCACCACCGACGCCGTCGTCCTCGCCACCGGCTACCGCGAACGCCCCCTCGACCAGATGCTCGCCGGCCTCGACCCCTACATCCGCCGTGACAGCTCCGAGCGCCCCCGCATCGACGACCAGTACCGCCTCGTCCTCGACCCGAGCGTCACCGGCTCCATCCACGTCCAGAACGCCGAACGCCACACCCACGGCGTCGGCGCCCCCGACCTCGGACTCGCCGCCTGGCGCAGCGCCGCCATCCTCAACTCCCTCACCGGGAAAGAGCCCTACCCGCTGCCCGAACGGACGGCGTTCACCACCTTCGGCCTCACCCCGACCGGCGCACCCGGCCAGGACCCGGCAGGGCAGCGCGGCACCCTCGTACAGCTCAAGGGCTGA
- a CDS encoding ABC transporter ATP-binding protein — MTTMTNTVTTTSTVLEASGVTMRFGGLTAVRSVDLTVNSGEIVGLIGPNGAGKTTFFNCLTGLYIPTEGKVSYKGTVLPPKPHLVTNAGIARTFQNIRLFANMTVLENVLVGRHTRTKEGLWSALVRGPGFKKAEAASHKRAMELLEFVGLAHKADHLSRNLPYGEQRKLEIARALASEPGLLLLDEPTAGMNPQETRAAEELIFAIRDQGIAVLVIEHDMRFIFNLCDRVACLVQGEKLVEGTPDVVQGDERVIAAYLGTPFEGAPGAAEAAEVIAAEEQSNTGKTTTGPEGETP, encoded by the coding sequence GTGACCACCATGACCAACACCGTCACCACCACCAGCACCGTCCTCGAAGCCAGCGGCGTCACCATGCGCTTCGGCGGCCTCACCGCCGTACGCAGCGTCGACCTCACCGTCAACAGCGGCGAAATCGTCGGCCTCATCGGACCCAACGGCGCAGGCAAGACCACCTTCTTCAACTGCCTCACCGGGCTCTACATCCCCACCGAAGGCAAGGTCTCCTACAAGGGCACCGTCCTGCCCCCCAAGCCCCACCTCGTCACCAACGCAGGCATCGCCCGCACCTTCCAGAACATCCGGCTCTTCGCCAACATGACCGTCCTCGAAAACGTCCTCGTCGGACGCCACACCAGGACAAAAGAAGGCCTCTGGTCGGCACTCGTACGCGGACCCGGCTTCAAGAAAGCCGAAGCCGCCTCCCACAAACGAGCCATGGAACTCCTGGAATTCGTCGGCCTCGCACACAAGGCCGACCACCTCTCCAGGAACCTGCCGTACGGCGAACAGCGCAAGCTCGAAATCGCGCGAGCGCTGGCGAGCGAACCGGGCTTGCTGCTCCTCGACGAGCCCACCGCCGGCATGAACCCGCAAGAAACCCGCGCCGCCGAAGAACTCATCTTCGCCATCCGCGACCAAGGCATCGCCGTCCTCGTCATCGAGCACGACATGCGCTTCATCTTCAACCTCTGCGACCGCGTCGCCTGCCTCGTCCAAGGCGAAAAACTCGTCGAAGGCACCCCCGACGTCGTCCAGGGCGACGAACGCGTCATCGCCGCCTACCTCGGCACCCCCTTCGAAGGCGCCCCCGGCGCCGCCGAAGCAGCCGAAGTCATCGCCGCGGAAGAACAGAGCAACACCGGTAAAACCACCACCGGTCCGGAAGGAGAAACCCCGTGA
- a CDS encoding SIMPL domain-containing protein has protein sequence MTEPTNDPTADPTPHTPYGTPASPRVAVRGEAHLEVDPEIARIGITVSARGTDRRTALDDLTRRNTVVLDLIKTYGDACERLETGTISISPELHKHGRGERIRAYHGRVHISAELTDFTALGELITRLADLDLTRVDGPWWALRPDSPAHGEARRKAVQEAVQRAREYAEALGTSLDALIELADIGAENAGPLTFEAQSSPRMMRSVAYGAAEDAGAPPLDLEPERQTVYAQVNARFTMHPPQL, from the coding sequence ATGACCGAACCCACCAACGACCCCACCGCAGACCCCACCCCGCACACCCCCTACGGCACCCCCGCATCCCCCCGCGTCGCCGTCCGCGGCGAAGCCCACCTCGAAGTCGACCCCGAAATCGCCCGCATCGGCATCACCGTCTCCGCCCGCGGCACCGACCGCCGCACCGCACTCGACGACCTCACCCGCCGCAACACCGTCGTCCTCGACCTCATCAAGACCTACGGCGACGCCTGCGAACGCCTCGAAACCGGCACCATCTCCATCAGCCCCGAACTCCACAAACACGGCCGCGGCGAACGCATCCGCGCCTACCACGGCCGCGTCCACATCAGCGCCGAACTCACCGACTTCACCGCACTCGGCGAACTCATCACCCGCCTCGCCGACCTCGACCTCACCCGCGTCGACGGCCCCTGGTGGGCCCTGCGCCCCGACTCACCCGCCCACGGCGAAGCCCGCCGCAAAGCCGTCCAAGAAGCCGTCCAACGCGCCCGCGAATACGCCGAAGCCCTCGGCACCAGCCTCGACGCCCTCATCGAACTCGCCGACATCGGCGCCGAGAACGCCGGCCCCCTCACCTTCGAGGCACAGTCCAGCCCCAGGATGATGCGCTCCGTCGCCTACGGAGCCGCAGAAGACGCCGGAGCCCCACCCCTCGACCTCGAACCCGAACGCCAAACCGTCTACGCCCAAGTGAACGCCCGCTTCACCATGCACCCACCACAGCTCTAG
- a CDS encoding helix-turn-helix domain-containing protein, whose protein sequence is MYDTSTRRRALALVAQGRSLNSVSKQTGISRAAIRSWQDRIEPLPRMLAPDPGPPADEAAYSYLLGLYLGDGCLSPHRNGGYYLRIVCADAYPGLIELCREAITATRPEVGVYILQREGCVTVTSYNRHWPTLFPQHGPGKKHNRTIALQPWQQRIVDAHPWEFIRGLYHSDGCRITNWTTRVVAGERKRYEYPRYFFTNTSVDIMRLFTDTLDKLAVEWKSLHQSRAAQTVSIARKASIALLEARLGPKC, encoded by the coding sequence ATGTACGACACGAGCACACGGAGACGGGCACTCGCTCTCGTCGCTCAAGGCCGCAGCTTGAACTCCGTCAGCAAACAAACCGGGATATCTCGCGCCGCGATCCGTTCCTGGCAAGACCGCATCGAACCGCTCCCCCGCATGCTGGCCCCCGATCCGGGACCTCCCGCAGATGAAGCGGCGTACTCCTACCTCCTGGGGCTCTACCTCGGCGACGGGTGCCTCAGCCCACACCGCAACGGTGGTTACTACCTCCGCATCGTGTGCGCCGACGCCTACCCCGGGCTCATCGAACTGTGCCGGGAGGCGATTACCGCTACTCGACCCGAAGTCGGCGTCTACATCCTTCAGCGGGAAGGCTGCGTAACCGTGACGAGCTACAACCGTCACTGGCCCACGCTCTTCCCGCAGCACGGTCCCGGCAAGAAGCACAACCGAACGATCGCGCTCCAGCCCTGGCAGCAGCGCATCGTCGACGCGCACCCCTGGGAGTTCATCCGCGGCCTCTACCACTCCGACGGCTGCCGCATCACCAACTGGACCACCCGCGTCGTCGCAGGCGAGCGAAAGCGCTACGAGTACCCCCGGTACTTCTTCACCAACACGTCCGTCGACATCATGCGGCTCTTCACGGACACACTCGACAAGCTGGCTGTCGAATGGAAGTCCCTCCACCAGAGCCGCGCCGCCCAGACGGTCTCCATCGCCCGCAAAGCATCCATCGCCCTCTTGGAAGCCCGCCTAGGCCCCAAATGCTGA
- a CDS encoding alkyl/aryl-sulfatase, producing the protein MSPINRRGFVTATGAAAAAIALNPWTAHAQGKPQSPPAAGDFADAERGFIGKLEPGVVKDAKGRVVWDNDAYDFLQGKAPKTVHKSLWRQGQLTAKQGLFKVADRIYQVRGLDLSNMTLVEGDEGVIVIDPLISAETAAAALGLYRKHRGERRVTALVYTHPHVDHFGGCRGVLPDGPGDDIPVLAPEGFMEHAVSENVYAGTAMARRSVYMYGAQLPKGPQGQVGCGLGQLISTGTIGLIAPTRYVTRTGQTETLDGVRIEFQMTPGTEAHAEMNFLFPDLRAVCMAENATHTMHNIITLRGAQVRDARAWAHYLGESVDLYSGKADVAFASHHWPTWGGEQIAELLSAQRDLYAYMHDQTLRLMNQGLTGREIAEEIALPPALGDVWANHGYYGSLSHNVKGIYQRYMGWFDGNPAHLWEHPPVEEAKRYVRAMGGLRATVSKARRFAAEGDLRFAATLLNHCVFARPEDRRAKGELAGVYEKLAYKCENAVWRNFYLTGAQELREGVKAPDTSTTGVDFLMALSIEQLIDSVAIRVNGPKAWDERITMDWALPSLGKVWHLRLVHGVLTYRSTTKRDPGAGVALTMSKPQLLALLGGKGLGDIKVEGDASLLPRLLGVLDKPDPMFAIVTP; encoded by the coding sequence ATGAGCCCTATCAACCGACGCGGTTTCGTCACCGCCACCGGCGCCGCAGCTGCCGCCATCGCCCTGAACCCCTGGACCGCCCACGCTCAGGGCAAGCCCCAGAGCCCGCCCGCCGCCGGCGACTTCGCGGACGCCGAGCGCGGGTTCATCGGGAAGCTCGAGCCCGGTGTTGTGAAGGACGCCAAGGGGCGGGTCGTCTGGGACAACGACGCGTATGACTTCCTCCAGGGCAAGGCCCCGAAGACCGTGCACAAGAGCTTGTGGCGGCAGGGGCAGCTCACGGCCAAGCAGGGCCTGTTCAAGGTGGCGGACCGGATCTATCAGGTGCGTGGGCTCGACCTGTCGAACATGACGCTCGTGGAGGGCGACGAGGGTGTCATCGTCATCGATCCGCTGATTTCAGCGGAGACTGCGGCCGCCGCGCTGGGGCTGTATCGGAAGCACCGGGGTGAGCGGAGAGTGACCGCGCTCGTCTATACGCATCCGCATGTGGATCATTTCGGTGGCTGCCGAGGGGTACTCCCAGACGGGCCGGGAGACGACATCCCCGTCCTCGCCCCCGAGGGGTTCATGGAGCACGCGGTCTCCGAGAACGTGTACGCGGGGACGGCGATGGCGAGGCGTTCGGTCTACATGTACGGCGCTCAGTTGCCGAAGGGTCCCCAGGGGCAAGTGGGTTGTGGGCTTGGCCAGTTGATATCGACCGGCACGATCGGGTTGATCGCGCCCACGCGGTACGTCACCAGGACCGGTCAGACGGAGACGCTGGACGGCGTCCGGATCGAGTTCCAGATGACGCCCGGCACCGAGGCGCATGCGGAGATGAACTTTCTCTTCCCCGACCTCCGCGCCGTCTGCATGGCGGAGAACGCGACGCACACGATGCACAACATCATTACGTTGCGGGGTGCGCAGGTGCGGGATGCGCGAGCCTGGGCGCACTATCTCGGGGAGTCCGTCGATCTCTACTCAGGGAAGGCGGATGTGGCTTTTGCCTCGCATCATTGGCCGACGTGGGGCGGCGAGCAGATTGCGGAATTGTTGTCGGCTCAGCGTGATCTGTACGCGTATATGCATGATCAGACGTTGCGGTTGATGAATCAGGGGCTGACGGGGCGGGAGATCGCGGAGGAGATCGCGTTGCCGCCTGCGCTCGGCGACGTATGGGCCAATCATGGCTATTACGGGTCTCTCAGTCATAACGTCAAGGGGATCTATCAGCGTTACATGGGGTGGTTCGACGGCAATCCGGCCCACTTGTGGGAGCATCCGCCGGTCGAGGAGGCCAAGCGGTACGTACGCGCGATGGGTGGGCTTCGGGCCACGGTGTCGAAGGCGCGGCGTTTCGCGGCCGAGGGGGATCTGCGGTTTGCGGCGACGTTGTTGAATCACTGTGTGTTCGCTCGCCCGGAGGACAGGCGGGCGAAGGGTGAACTGGCCGGGGTGTACGAGAAGTTGGCGTACAAGTGTGAGAACGCGGTGTGGCGGAACTTCTATCTCACCGGGGCGCAAGAGCTGCGTGAAGGCGTGAAGGCGCCTGACACCTCGACGACGGGTGTCGATTTCCTCATGGCTCTGTCCATCGAGCAGCTCATTGATTCGGTGGCGATTCGGGTCAACGGGCCCAAAGCCTGGGATGAGCGCATCACCATGGACTGGGCTCTGCCGTCGCTCGGCAAGGTGTGGCATCTGCGGTTGGTGCATGGGGTGTTGACGTATCGGAGTACGACGAAGCGCGACCCCGGTGCCGGGGTCGCGCTGACGATGTCGAAGCCTCAGTTGCTTGCCTTGCTCGGGGGCAAGGGGCTTGGCGATATCAAGGTCGAGGGTGATGCCTCGTTGTTGCCGAGGTTGCTCGGCGTGTTGGACAAGCCTGATCCGATGTTCGCGATCGTCACTCCGTAG
- the pyk gene encoding pyruvate kinase, with protein sequence MRRAKIVCTLGPATDTYDQIKALVEAGMDVARFNLSHGTYAEHEVRYQRVRQAAEETGRSVGILADLQGPKIRLGRFSEGPVLLERGDDFTITTEDGIQGDRQTCGTTYDGLHTDVTAGERILVDDGKVSLEVTAVDGPRVHTTVIEGGMVSDHKGLNLPGVAVSVPALSEKDVEDLRWALRTGADIIALSFVRSGRDIEDVHRIMKEEGRRLPVIAKVEKPQAVENIDDIVAAFDGIMVARGDLGVEMPLEQVPIVQKRAIKLAKRNAKPVIVATQMLDSMIDNSRPTRAEASDVANAVIDGTDAVMLSGETSVGKYPIETVKTMSRIVEAAEEDILAKGLPPLTERNKPRTQGGAVARAAAEMGDFLGAKYLVAFTQSGDTVKRLSRYRSPIPLLAFTPDPATRSQLNLTWGVETFLGPHVESTDAMVDQVDELLLKYGHCQKGDTVVITAGSPPGVPGSTNLVRVHHIGEDDNPDN encoded by the coding sequence ATGCGCCGAGCAAAGATCGTCTGCACCCTGGGCCCCGCCACCGACACCTACGACCAGATCAAGGCCCTGGTCGAAGCCGGAATGGACGTAGCCCGCTTCAACCTCAGCCACGGCACCTACGCCGAACACGAGGTGCGGTACCAGCGCGTCCGCCAGGCCGCCGAAGAGACGGGCCGAAGCGTCGGCATCCTCGCCGACCTTCAAGGCCCGAAGATCCGCCTCGGACGCTTCAGCGAAGGACCCGTACTACTCGAACGCGGCGACGACTTCACCATCACCACCGAAGACGGCATCCAAGGCGACCGCCAAACCTGCGGCACCACCTACGACGGCCTCCACACCGACGTCACCGCAGGCGAACGCATCCTCGTCGACGACGGCAAAGTCTCCCTCGAAGTCACCGCCGTCGACGGCCCCCGCGTCCACACCACCGTCATCGAAGGCGGCATGGTCTCCGACCACAAAGGCCTCAACCTCCCCGGCGTCGCCGTCTCCGTCCCCGCACTCTCCGAAAAGGACGTCGAAGACCTCCGCTGGGCCCTCCGAACCGGCGCCGACATCATCGCCCTCTCCTTCGTCCGCAGCGGCCGCGACATCGAAGACGTCCACCGCATCATGAAGGAAGAAGGACGCCGCCTCCCTGTGATCGCCAAGGTCGAGAAGCCGCAGGCCGTCGAGAACATCGACGACATCGTCGCCGCCTTCGACGGCATCATGGTCGCGCGCGGAGACCTCGGCGTCGAAATGCCCCTGGAACAGGTGCCGATCGTCCAAAAGCGCGCCATCAAACTCGCCAAGCGCAACGCCAAACCCGTCATCGTCGCCACCCAGATGCTCGACTCGATGATCGACAACTCCCGCCCCACCAGGGCCGAAGCGAGCGACGTGGCCAACGCCGTCATCGACGGCACCGACGCCGTCATGCTCTCCGGCGAAACCAGCGTCGGCAAATACCCCATCGAGACGGTCAAGACGATGAGCCGCATCGTCGAAGCGGCAGAAGAAGACATCCTCGCCAAGGGCCTGCCCCCACTCACCGAACGCAACAAGCCCCGCACCCAAGGCGGCGCCGTCGCCCGAGCAGCAGCAGAGATGGGCGACTTCCTCGGCGCCAAATACCTGGTCGCCTTCACCCAGTCCGGAGACACCGTAAAGAGGCTCTCCAGGTACCGCTCGCCCATCCCACTCCTGGCCTTCACCCCCGACCCGGCCACCCGCTCCCAGCTCAACCTCACCTGGGGCGTGGAAACCTTCCTCGGCCCCCACGTCGAATCCACCGACGCCATGGTCGACCAGGTCGACGAGCTGCTGCTGAAGTACGGCCACTGCCAGAAGGGCGACACCGTCGTCATCACCGCCGGCTCCCCGCCCGGCGTCCCCGGCTCCACCAACCTCGTACGCGTCCACCACATCGGCGAGGACGACAACCCCGACAACTAG
- a CDS encoding bifunctional metallophosphatase/5'-nucleotidase has product MPLNRRTFLGTSAATGVALAATGVAAAPAQAATVQAAPKKREKRYSFTVMGTTDLHGNVFNWDYFTDKEFDDKAHNDVGLAKISTLVNQIRKEKGRRNTLLIDAGDTIQGTQLSYYYAKVDPITAAKGPVHPMAQAMNAIDYDAAALGNHEFNYGIPVLRKFEEQCDFPLLGANALDAKTNRPAFAPYSMHRLRTPHGRDVKVAVLGLTNPGIAIWDKANVQGKMVFPGLEEQAAKWVPRLRSMGADVVIVSAHSGSSGTSSYGDQLPYIENAAGLVAEQVPGIDAILVGHAHTEIPEYFVTNKETGKPVVLSEPLKWGQRLTLFDFDLVWSKGRWTVEKVGAQVLNSNTVAEDPKITGLLADEHKKVVAYVNQVIGTSTAAMSTAEGPFKDVPIIDLISHVQAETVKAALAGGEYAALPVLSQASCFSRTAGIPAGEVTIKDAAGLYPFENTLEARLITGAQLKDYLEYSARYYVQTPAGGPVDPAKLTNAENIPDYNYDAVYGVTYEIDIAKAVGSRIVNLQFGGKALDPAAQFVLAVNNYRASGGGNFPHVPGAKQVFVNSDEIRNTIISWVKAKGTVDPAQFASVDWKLTRDGVPVF; this is encoded by the coding sequence ATGCCGCTCAACCGAAGGACGTTTCTGGGTACGTCGGCCGCGACGGGGGTCGCGCTGGCGGCCACCGGTGTCGCTGCCGCGCCCGCGCAGGCCGCGACCGTCCAGGCCGCGCCCAAGAAGCGGGAGAAGCGGTACTCGTTCACCGTGATGGGCACGACGGATCTGCACGGAAACGTCTTCAACTGGGACTACTTCACGGACAAGGAGTTCGACGACAAGGCGCACAACGATGTGGGCCTGGCGAAGATCTCCACGCTGGTGAACCAGATCCGTAAGGAGAAGGGCCGGCGCAACACGCTCCTGATCGATGCGGGCGACACGATTCAGGGCACGCAGCTGTCGTATTACTACGCGAAGGTCGATCCGATCACGGCCGCCAAGGGCCCGGTGCATCCGATGGCGCAGGCGATGAATGCGATCGATTACGACGCGGCGGCGCTCGGCAATCATGAGTTCAACTACGGCATTCCGGTGCTGCGGAAGTTCGAGGAGCAGTGTGACTTCCCGCTGCTCGGGGCGAATGCGCTGGATGCGAAGACGAACCGGCCGGCGTTCGCGCCGTACAGCATGCATCGGCTGCGTACGCCGCACGGCCGTGATGTGAAGGTGGCGGTGCTCGGTCTCACCAACCCTGGGATTGCGATCTGGGACAAGGCGAACGTGCAGGGGAAGATGGTGTTCCCGGGTCTGGAGGAGCAGGCGGCGAAGTGGGTGCCGAGGCTGCGGTCGATGGGTGCGGATGTGGTGATCGTGTCCGCGCACAGTGGTTCTTCGGGGACTTCTTCTTACGGTGATCAGTTGCCGTACATAGAGAATGCGGCGGGTCTGGTCGCGGAGCAGGTGCCGGGGATCGACGCGATTTTGGTGGGTCATGCGCACACGGAGATTCCCGAGTATTTCGTGACGAACAAGGAGACCGGGAAGCCGGTTGTCCTTTCGGAGCCGCTCAAGTGGGGGCAGCGGCTGACGCTTTTCGACTTCGATCTGGTGTGGTCGAAGGGGCGTTGGACGGTGGAGAAGGTCGGCGCGCAGGTCCTGAATTCCAATACGGTTGCCGAGGATCCGAAGATCACGGGGCTGCTCGCGGATGAGCACAAGAAGGTCGTGGCGTACGTCAACCAGGTGATCGGTACGTCGACGGCGGCGATGTCGACGGCGGAGGGCCCGTTCAAGGATGTGCCGATCATCGATCTGATCAGCCATGTGCAGGCGGAGACGGTGAAGGCGGCGTTGGCGGGTGGCGAGTATGCGGCGCTTCCGGTGTTGTCGCAGGCGTCGTGTTTCTCGCGGACGGCGGGGATTCCGGCCGGTGAGGTGACGATCAAGGATGCGGCGGGGTTGTATCCGTTCGAGAACACCCTTGAGGCGCGGCTGATCACGGGTGCGCAGCTGAAGGACTATCTGGAGTATTCGGCGCGCTATTACGTGCAGACGCCCGCGGGTGGTCCGGTGGATCCGGCGAAGCTGACGAACGCGGAGAACATTCCGGATTACAACTATGACGCCGTGTACGGGGTGACGTACGAGATCGACATCGCGAAGGCGGTGGGTTCGCGGATCGTGAATCTGCAGTTCGGCGGGAAGGCTTTGGACCCGGCGGCGCAGTTCGTGCTCGCGGTGAACAACTATCGGGCGAGTGGTGGCGGGAACTTCCCGCATGTGCCGGGTGCGAAGCAGGTGTTCGTGAATTCGGACGAGATCCGGAACACGATCATTTCGTGGGTGAAGGCGAAGGGGACGGTGGATCCGGCGCAGTTCGCCTCGGTGGACTGGAAGTTGACGCGGGACGGTGTGCCGGTTTTCTGA